The proteins below are encoded in one region of Manis pentadactyla isolate mManPen7 chromosome 2, mManPen7.hap1, whole genome shotgun sequence:
- the CLEC4F gene encoding C-type lectin domain family 4 member F isoform X2 encodes MNREMVHFRTNSQSVSLHPPGLDSEAVAPTILKMPRLVRATVALMAVTLVSSLVALCVVDSYHLCRVAELQKAIQTFKGLVKNSSTWSVEIQMLMGRVDTVNSQIRMLGAHLENTSADIQMVKGILKDTSTLGFQNQMLKSSLEGPSAEIQKLKGDLEKANSLNSQAQTFFKSSLGNTSGELLIVSTGLENANAEIQMLKAGLDMANAQAQLANHSLKNAHVQIHALRGDLDTINDLRAQNQILRSSVEGANAEIQRLKGSLQNANAFNSHIQTFIRGGLDNTSAEIRSLRGHLERTSNETHLLERNLETLTAQTQIANGRLEQTDARIQAFKAELESVSTLNSKMQVLNGKLKNASKEIQTLKQGMKDAAALNSKTQMLESNLQTANAEIQRLKGESENTRTLTTKMQEQQSSLQTLREAFASQEQLQRTQNQLLQLILQGWKVYSKSLYYFSRFKKSWHDAEQFCVSQGAHLASVTSEEEQAFLTETTGTSYHWIGLTDRGTEGSWRWVDGTPFSNAQIRAFWDRNQPDNWQHKNGQTEDCVHVQQKWNDMACDTPYHWVCKKPIDQGVA; translated from the exons ATGAACCGTGAGATGGTCCACTTCCGCACAAACAGCCAGAGCGTCTCCCTGCACCCTCCAG GGCTGGACTCCGAGGCAGTGGCTCCCACAATCCTCAAGATGCCAAGGCTTGTTCGGGCCACAGTGGCTCTTATGGCCGTAACCCTGGTCTCCTCTCTTGTGGCTCTCTGTGTTGTGG ATTCCTATCACCTTTGCAGGGTGGCAGAGTTGCAAAAAGCAATCCAGACGTTTAAAGGCCTTGTGAAGAATTCCAGCACCTGGAGTGTGGAGATCcagatgctgatgggcagagtggACACTGTCAATTCTCAGATCCGGATGCTGGGTGCTCATCTGGAAAACACCAGTGCTGACATCCAAATGGTAAAAGGCATTCTGAAGGACACCAGTACCCTGGGTTTCCAGAACCAGATGTTAAAGAGCTCCTTGGAGGGGCCCAGTGCTGAGATCCAGAAGCTAAAGGGAgatctggaaaaggcaaattcCTTAAATTCCCAGGCCCAGACTTTCTTCAAAAGCAGTTTAGGGAACACCAGTGGTGAGCTCCTAATAGTAAGCACAGGCTTAGAAAATGCCAATGCTGAAATCCAGATGTTGAAGGCAGGGTTGGACATGGCAAACGCTCAGGCCCAGTTGGCAAACCATAGTTTAAAGAATGCTCATGTGCAGATCCATGCTTTGAGAGGAGATCTGGATACCATCAATGATTTAAGAGCCCAAAATCAGATTTTAAGAAGTAGTGTGGAGGGAGCCAATGCTGAGATCCAGAGGCTAAAGGGAAGTCTACAAAATGCAAATGCTTTTAACTCCCATATTCAGACCTTTATAAGAGGTGGTTTAGATAACACCAGTGCTGAGATCCGGTCATTGAGAGGTCATCTGGAAAGGACTAGCAATGAGACTCATCTGTTAGAAAGAAATTTGGAAACACTCACTGCCCAGACCCAAATAGCGAATGGCCGCTTGGAGCAGACAGATGCTCGGATCCAAGCATTCAAAGCAGAGCTGGAATCTGTCAGTACCTTAAATTCCAAGATGCAAGTGTTAAATGGCAAGTTGAAAAATGCCAGCAAAGAGATCCAGACCCTAAAACAAGGAATGAAGGATGCTGCGGCCTTAAATTCCAAGACCCAGATGTTAGAGAGCAATCTGCAGACGGCCAATGCTGAAATCCAGAGGTTAAAGGGGGAATCGGAGAACACCAGAACACTAACTACAAAAATGCAAGAGCAGCAGAGTAGCCTGCAGACGCTACGAGAGGCCTTTGCTTCCCAGGAGCAGCTGCAGAGGACCCAGA ATCAACTTCTCCAGCTGATCCTGCAAGGCTGGAAGGTCTACAGCAAGAGCTTGTATTACTTTTCTCGTTTCAAGAAGTCTTGGCACGATGCTGAGCAGTTCTGCGTGTCCCAGGGAGCTCACCTGGCTTCGGTGACCTCTGAGGAGGAGCAG GCATTTCTGACAGAGACCACAGGCACCTCTTACCACTGGATTGGCCTCACCGACAGGGGCACAGAGGGCTCCTGGCGCTGGGTGGATGGGACACCATTCAGTAATGCCCAGATCAGAGC
- the CLEC4F gene encoding C-type lectin domain family 4 member F isoform X1, translating into MNREMVHFRTNSQSVSLHPPGLDSEAVAPTILKMPRLVRATVALMAVTLVSSLVALCVVVLQNSRPALEAYSSFQEFQGMVLGDNTTEQLPVDPNNSYHLCRVAELQKAIQTFKGLVKNSSTWSVEIQMLMGRVDTVNSQIRMLGAHLENTSADIQMVKGILKDTSTLGFQNQMLKSSLEGPSAEIQKLKGDLEKANSLNSQAQTFFKSSLGNTSGELLIVSTGLENANAEIQMLKAGLDMANAQAQLANHSLKNAHVQIHALRGDLDTINDLRAQNQILRSSVEGANAEIQRLKGSLQNANAFNSHIQTFIRGGLDNTSAEIRSLRGHLERTSNETHLLERNLETLTAQTQIANGRLEQTDARIQAFKAELESVSTLNSKMQVLNGKLKNASKEIQTLKQGMKDAAALNSKTQMLESNLQTANAEIQRLKGESENTRTLTTKMQEQQSSLQTLREAFASQEQLQRTQNQLLQLILQGWKVYSKSLYYFSRFKKSWHDAEQFCVSQGAHLASVTSEEEQAFLTETTGTSYHWIGLTDRGTEGSWRWVDGTPFSNAQIRAFWDRNQPDNWQHKNGQTEDCVHVQQKWNDMACDTPYHWVCKKPIDQGVA; encoded by the exons ATGAACCGTGAGATGGTCCACTTCCGCACAAACAGCCAGAGCGTCTCCCTGCACCCTCCAG GGCTGGACTCCGAGGCAGTGGCTCCCACAATCCTCAAGATGCCAAGGCTTGTTCGGGCCACAGTGGCTCTTATGGCCGTAACCCTGGTCTCCTCTCTTGTGGCTCTCTGTGTTGTGG TTCTACAGAACTCAAGACCTGCCCTGGAAGCATATTCCTCCTTCCAAGAGTTTCAAGGCATGGTTCTGGGAGACAACACTACCGAGCAGTTACCTGTGGACCCCAACA ATTCCTATCACCTTTGCAGGGTGGCAGAGTTGCAAAAAGCAATCCAGACGTTTAAAGGCCTTGTGAAGAATTCCAGCACCTGGAGTGTGGAGATCcagatgctgatgggcagagtggACACTGTCAATTCTCAGATCCGGATGCTGGGTGCTCATCTGGAAAACACCAGTGCTGACATCCAAATGGTAAAAGGCATTCTGAAGGACACCAGTACCCTGGGTTTCCAGAACCAGATGTTAAAGAGCTCCTTGGAGGGGCCCAGTGCTGAGATCCAGAAGCTAAAGGGAgatctggaaaaggcaaattcCTTAAATTCCCAGGCCCAGACTTTCTTCAAAAGCAGTTTAGGGAACACCAGTGGTGAGCTCCTAATAGTAAGCACAGGCTTAGAAAATGCCAATGCTGAAATCCAGATGTTGAAGGCAGGGTTGGACATGGCAAACGCTCAGGCCCAGTTGGCAAACCATAGTTTAAAGAATGCTCATGTGCAGATCCATGCTTTGAGAGGAGATCTGGATACCATCAATGATTTAAGAGCCCAAAATCAGATTTTAAGAAGTAGTGTGGAGGGAGCCAATGCTGAGATCCAGAGGCTAAAGGGAAGTCTACAAAATGCAAATGCTTTTAACTCCCATATTCAGACCTTTATAAGAGGTGGTTTAGATAACACCAGTGCTGAGATCCGGTCATTGAGAGGTCATCTGGAAAGGACTAGCAATGAGACTCATCTGTTAGAAAGAAATTTGGAAACACTCACTGCCCAGACCCAAATAGCGAATGGCCGCTTGGAGCAGACAGATGCTCGGATCCAAGCATTCAAAGCAGAGCTGGAATCTGTCAGTACCTTAAATTCCAAGATGCAAGTGTTAAATGGCAAGTTGAAAAATGCCAGCAAAGAGATCCAGACCCTAAAACAAGGAATGAAGGATGCTGCGGCCTTAAATTCCAAGACCCAGATGTTAGAGAGCAATCTGCAGACGGCCAATGCTGAAATCCAGAGGTTAAAGGGGGAATCGGAGAACACCAGAACACTAACTACAAAAATGCAAGAGCAGCAGAGTAGCCTGCAGACGCTACGAGAGGCCTTTGCTTCCCAGGAGCAGCTGCAGAGGACCCAGA ATCAACTTCTCCAGCTGATCCTGCAAGGCTGGAAGGTCTACAGCAAGAGCTTGTATTACTTTTCTCGTTTCAAGAAGTCTTGGCACGATGCTGAGCAGTTCTGCGTGTCCCAGGGAGCTCACCTGGCTTCGGTGACCTCTGAGGAGGAGCAG GCATTTCTGACAGAGACCACAGGCACCTCTTACCACTGGATTGGCCTCACCGACAGGGGCACAGAGGGCTCCTGGCGCTGGGTGGATGGGACACCATTCAGTAATGCCCAGATCAGAGC